In Nakaseomyces glabratus chromosome A, complete sequence, the DNA window TGTTCCAATCTTCAGAAACAAGCCATTGGCCgttgttggtggtggtgactCTGCTTGTGAGGAAGCTGAGTTCTTGACTAAATACGGTTCCAAGGTGTTCATGATAGTCAGAAAGGATCACTTACGTGCCTCGACCATCATGCAAAGACGTGTCGAGAAGAACGAGAAGATCGAGGTCTTATTCAACTCCGTATCCCTTGAGGCTAAAGGTGATGGTAAGTTCTTAAACGCATTGAGAATCAAGAACGTTAAGACCAACGAAGAATCCGATTTGCCAGTTAATGGTCTATTTTACGCCATTGGTCACAACCCAGCCACTGATATTGTCAAGGGTCAAGTTGAGACTGACGAGAGTGGTTACATCAAGACTGTCCCAGGTAGCTCTCTAACTTCTATCCCAGGTTTCTTTGCCGCAGGTGATGTCCAAGACTCTAGATACAGACAAGCTATCACCTCCGCTGGTTCCGGTTGTATGGCTGCACTAGATGCTGAGAGATACTTGACTGAATTGGAATAAACATATTTCAGTATATAATGTTGCAGTTTATCTTCTAACTGATATGTAACTGAtcttaatattattatcaatgcTTTAGTTTACCGCAAAACAAATACTTTACGATATGCCTCATTTTAAGAGGCAGATCTCTTCTATAATcttatatcaaaaatagatAGTAAACATCAATAACACAATCAATTagaaacaataacaaaGCCTTTAAAATAAAGTTACATAATCTTGTATAGCACAATGACTTCAATGCTTTCTGGCTTGTAGTCTTCTAACTTCCTCT includes these proteins:
- the TRR1 gene encoding thioredoxin-disulfide reductase TRR1 (CAGL0A02530g~Thioredoxin reductase), whose protein sequence is MPHNRVTIIGSGPAAHTAAIYLARAEMKPTLYEGMLANGIAAGGQLTTTTEIENFPGFPEGLTGTELMDRMRAQSTKFGTNIITETISKVDLSAKPFKLWTEFNEDGEPITTDAIVMATGASAKRLDLPGEDKYWQQGISACAVCDGAVPIFRNKPLAVVGGGDSACEEAEFLTKYGSKVFMIVRKDHLRASTIMQRRVEKNEKIEVLFNSVSLEAKGDGKFLNALRIKNVKTNEESDLPVNGLFYAIGHNPATDIVKGQVETDESGYIKTVPGSSLTSIPGFFAAGDVQDSRYRQAITSAGSGCMAALDAERYLTELE